A single genomic interval of Spinacia oleracea cultivar Varoflay chromosome 6, BTI_SOV_V1, whole genome shotgun sequence harbors:
- the LOC110786555 gene encoding uncharacterized protein: MAKNSSNPKVVTSITCPHCAGPLSKEMETSRWTVAPLVRDSFSMIGSAVGGTTSAFYAFNYVMPTVYKWVKGPMWLHFLIGAPPVIVFSSACAGLAGGAVPAVAQLVSSSYHAVMLSSSQAPQDEKSHKSGTSST; the protein is encoded by the exons ATGGCCAAGAATTCCTCAAATCCGAAAGTTGTGACTTCAATCACATGTCCACACTGTGCTGGTCCTCTCTCAAAAGAAATG GAAACTAGTCGTTGGACTGTGGCGCCGCTCGTCAGAGACAGCTTTTCAATG ATTGGTTCTGCTGTTGGTGGCACCACAAGTGCATTCTATGCGTTCAATTATG TAATGCCGACTGTTTATAAATGGGTTAAAGGGCCAATGTGGCTGCATTTTCTAATCGGA GCACCACCGGTCATAGTTTTCTCATCAGCTTGTGCTGGGCTGGCAG GTGGTGCAGTTCCAGCGGTGGCTCAGCTTGTGTCTTCATCGTATCATGCTGTGATGTTATCTTCATCACAGGCTCCTCAGGATGAAAAGAGTCACAAATCTGGGACTTCTTCAACATAG